ttataaagcTGAAGTGAAAAACGTAAGGCTCAGTACTGTAAAGTACATGACAAGCAGCCTAATATAAAATGATGAAAAGACTGTTCCTTTTGATAAAACTTGTGACTTTCTGTGGTTTTGAGTTCCTGACTGTGctgccaaataaaaaaaaaagacagacaaaCAGGTTGTTTTTGTCAGATGGTTTAAATGTGACTTTTGAAAACAGCTCTAAATCCTCATTTTCAAGACTAGAACACTAGAACAAAGGGCGGTGAGAAACTATAGCCCGTTTCAGCGGCAATCGCCCCCACTAGAACTGACAAAGCCCCCCTGCCCGACTCAGTATCAATGAGATGCGAAGCTACAACGAAGTGGCATTACAAACCTTTTATAAAGAGGGGGAAGTCGCATCCATCACTTTTtacttaaacaaaaaaaaagtagaacTAGTCCATCAGATCTAAAATTTGAGACGGCAACAGTCTCAAaggtatatttgctttgttaAAAAGTATAAGAATATATTCAGGGTTGTACCAAGAGACATGAGATATACCAGTTCAATTCATTCCACACAGAGTGGCAATGCAGTGTCGCTCATCACCAAATCAAACATTGCAGCACTGATGAATGACGAATCCCCAAAATATTTGTCGTGTTTCGGGTTTGAACATACCTTCAAAAGCATCCAGGAAATGCAAGTAAATGGAGTGCTCATTTCGAGCAACAGCGTCACCATAGGAAAATAGTGTCCGACATGGTCCCAGATCACAGCGCCCAGAAACCCTGCCAGGGCAAAGAAATGATGGACGGCCAGGGGCAGGTCAAAGGAGCGGAACACTGCGTTGGATCCATGCAGAGCCACGTTTTCGAAGGAGAAGAAGGCCGTGGCTGTGAGGATGCTGAACCAAGACCAGTCCTCCTGGCCCCTGACTTTGTCAGCGGAGACTTCCGAGTCCAACATTAGTGCCCACAAGCCAGCAAAGACGCTTTGAATGCCAAAGACAGCCCGGGTGGCAGCAAGGTCCCAGAAGAGCTTCTCTTTGGCTGTCAAGGAACAGTACGTCTGGGAGCAGCAAAGTGAGATGACATGAGCAACCAGAAACACTGCGCTGTAGAAAACAAAGCCCAAAGCAATTATTCTGTAACGCACATCCCAAGACGAATAGTCCATATCAAAGACACCGGAGAGCACAGTGCTTTCTTGGTCAGACGTCATTATTCTTCTAGTGCTTTAATTTCCCCGCACCCCCCAGGATAATGAGTTTTAGCTTCAGCCGCAAGTCGCTCTGCTCTAAGCGAGCATCCATCCACAAGCCAACCACGgtgacctgaaaaaaaaaagggaaatagGATGAAATGTGATGAAAGTGTCCACAAGGTCACACTTCACACATCGAAGACGATATGGCGTCGGAAGTTGAATATTAACagtttcttatacagtatatgcatgtacATGAGCCCATAATCAAATCTGAGTATTGGGCACAGAGGCATCAGTCACTCCTGACAGGGAGAATTAATGAGGCGAAGTCCTCTTCtcatggaaatatatttttaaataaccaattgcagaaaaaaaaacatccatgcAAAACATGCACAAACAAAGGAAGGACGTGAGAATTCCTTCCGGTAGGACCCCAGACCCTACACTAATCCCAGAACTCTGGTGCTGGGAGGCTGTGGCTCCCAAACAACACCTCACGGTCTGGCTCATGCACCATGAGTATTCTGATAAAGAGCATAGAACACATCGCAAATTCGGGACTTAACGTACGCTTTGGAAATGCCAAGCCTTTGTGCAATTCTGGGGCAAGATAAGCACAAACGCATCTGTAACTATTTTGCAGCAGCACGTAATTGCTGATTTTCTTCACTGAGGTCAGCACAGCCCTCCCTTATCTGCTCCCTCAGCGGGACTTTCTTCACATCCCTCTGCGAGGTTTGGTAAAACACAGCTGCTCAACCTGCTCTTTATGTTTGTAAGGTTGCTGGGTTGTCAGCATACTTGTGCTTTACCTTATGGAATGATTCAGTATGTCTGCTTtttcagtctttaccgaagttACACAGTACTGAAACAGATCAAGTGAGATACTGCTTCTACTGTAGTATCCCCAAACCAGATGCTACTGTCAAATTTTCCAAACACACCTGTCTTTCCACTACAGCTTGTAATGTGTATCAAGAGGCATTAAAATCACAATAAATGATTCTGTTTTTATCTATCCTCTTATCTTTTAATATTTgcccatatatatatatattcgcAAATTAtgagtaaaaataatttcatttacatCACTCCCTAACTGTCAATTTATCTCGGTCACTTGCATATCGTAAGACACCATAAATGGAAGAATGGTTTGTAGATGTGAATGTCATCATCATGTTACTACATCTTAAACTGTAGTTACAAAAAGCAGGGGTAAAAGATTCtacaaaaaaagacacaaaaagcTATTTAATTCCTTAAATTGAAATCTTTTTTCAGGCTAAAATAACAGACAGGCTGCAGATTCTCCATATTTATATAGTCTGCTGGACGATGCTAAAACGTGTCTTCTGTAGTTAAGTTAGTGCAAAAAGCTAGATGCCCAGTGATCTTATGATCCTGATCACCAGATCTGAAGCCAACCAATCATATATTCTAGATCGACACCTGATAAGAGAGTTGACCTTCTCACAGAAGAATGGTGCGGCACAATTCCAGCTGCTGGTACATACTATGCCTGTTATTTGCCATGGTTATACCATTCTCACTTTACAATCCActgaatataaataaaaaagaaatataaatctcaaACTGCAGTTCAGAACATCTCCGTAATATCATACTGCATCTCAAAAATGAAGCTAAGTCTTCCGAGTGGAAGATACCTCACTTTTGCACCACAGGGGAAAGCACTCCTACTGAAGTGCTCTGACACACAGCCAATTAAATATCCCTGTAGAAACACCAGCTTTAGGCTGTGAACACCAGAGGGCAAAAGAAATCTGTAGCAAGTCACTAGGAAGTAACATAACGCTTTCTAAAAGTAACCTCTGGCACTCCCCAGGGAACATCTATAACTTCCTATTTTTTACAAACACCCTCAGATTAGTTTTGCGGACTGGACTTTCAGATCTTCTAGTTCCCATTCGTATTATTTCAAACATAATAAATAGAATGTTTTCACATGTGTATATCTAGCATGTTATCCATCTGTGGAGGAGATATAGGACATTATGTGTGGCAGACTTCAAATAAACTGATATTTGTGCAGGGGTATGGGGTATTTCTCACACTTTTCTCAAACTGTGACATTTGTGAACACTTTTAGCTTAGTCTGCCGCCTACTTTTCTGGTACCTGGCATCCCACCAGATTCCAGGGTCTTCCAGCACTCCatgcatgtttaaaaaatctgtcCTTCAACAAAGCTGCCttcacagcaaaacaaaatacacagaaaagcTTATTTTAAACCCAATTTAAAGCCTAATAATGTATGCTGCTAAACTATTGGAAATAAGTATTGAGTAGGGAGGCACATTGGTGCAGTGCATAGCATTGCTACCTCGCAGAGCTGGGGACCCAGGCTGCTGTCTGCGTgcagtctgtatgttctctctgtgttcttaTGGGTTTCCacctggtgctccagtttcttccaaTAGCCCAAAATCATACTGGTAGCTtcactggcttctgggagaactggccctggtgcgactgtctgtgtgtgtcatgtAATAAACTGGCGTCCAGTCcgaggtgtatcctgccttgtgcccgctgcttgccgggataggctctggctcccctgcaaccttgAACTGAAAGAAGTGGCTAgaaaacaggtgcagagaagtATTAATTACTAGTGTACTTTGATGTTTATAGAAGAACTGCATAGGCTACTGCAACTCAACCTTTTACAAGTAAAAGAGCAAAATCAGACTGAAGGGAAGTTTCATTCAGTCTATAGCTGCGAGACTGGAATTAAACTAGGCAACACAAAATGACTTCATTGATCATAGCCGGACCAGTTTAATGCACTTCCCCAATTCACGGAAGATGCTGGAAATACAGAACAAAACCTATAAAACATGTTAGAGAGTGTCCCCCCAGGACTaagaaggttacaaatgagggaACATGTAGAGCACACTAGTACACCTTAGACGACATATTTATTACCTGAAATAGCATATCATATGAAGTTTATTGGGATAATTAAAAATTTCAAAACTGGCCCTTCCCAATATAACCTGCCACAActactcacatactgtaattcaaaTAAAGTAGCTATAGACCCCTGTCAGTCTATATATTGGTGTATTTATTTCTTCAGAAATGTGATCGAAATAACATGAAGAGAAAGTCTCAGATGAGCTCCAACACTGGTTCAAATGAGCCTCTGACACAGCTCATTTCAAACCTCAAACACTGTGCTGGCACAATTACTAGTCAAATTAATGACTAATCAATTACACATAATAATCAGTAGCGAAATGTATACATTAATGTATTGATTACCCTGCATGTATTGATTCCAAACGGTGACCCAACTTTATTCTAGCTTCATACTGTGCCATCGAAGACGGAACTGATACTTTAAATTTTCAAAAGGTTATTTACGCCACAGCTAAACTGAAACCACGATGTCTCTGTTTATTCACTCATTTAATTGCCTATTACTTTCGGGGAGGTTCAACACTATCAGTAACAAACCATGAAACAAACGCCAGTGAACTGAATACATTCATAACCActtaaaagcaacaaaatgtgttcACTCAGTTTTCAGTTCCCTTCTCCTTTTTGCTTTTCGCAAATAATTTCAGTAAATCTTGTCCCCACAGCACtgaatcaaaattgaaaagaaCCGGTGCCCAATAAGACTAACCTGGCAAAACATTACCACTAGAAGTGTGCGTTGGGCGAAGCCTACAATTAAAGCACTACAACCTTCGGTTAATAGCTAAATACTATTGTATTATACAATCATTTCAAGCAACCGATTTCCGCAGCAAAGTTTTAACTTACCTTCAACCTCAACGCAAGTTTAAGAGATGAAAATCATATGACGTGATTATGTTTTACACGTGACAAACTTGCGGAAGTCCAGCCCCAGTTCAGGGACTTCTCCCTTTCGATTGGTGCACTGGTGCATTCGTTTCCGAATACCAAGCAGTTTATAACATAAGCGCAATAGTTCAggtgaagtgtgtgtgtgttggcaaGTACTGTATTTTGCGCAATTTTATATAACGGTATTGAAGACTGCCTGCTTTCCGtaacattactttatttcccCATGTTCTTCGTGTGCATGGCATGCGATTATAACTCGTTTTCTTGTCTCTTGAAATAGTGTTCAACCCGAATTTGTTTCCACCCTGTCACCGCTGATCGCAAGCAGTCGTTAGAAATAATGATCTTGGAGAAATAACGCTGTATTGCATATTTGAGGTCGAGCGGTGTATACAACAATTTATGCTCTTGTGGAATCTCGGTGGAGAACACGAAACATGCTATTTTCTGCTTACCGTAATATTTCAGTATAACTTCTGTTTAGGTAGAGCAGAAGATTTCAACAAGTGGCTGAGTAATGTGCTGAATGTTTTAATTGCCCCCCAAAATCTACTTGACACAGGTGCCTTCATCTAACTCGGTATCACCCTACACATATAAAATGATTTATGTGTAAGAAATAAGGACAACATATGCACATAGCCTTcgtgtgtaagcaattattaattattattattattattattattattattattattattattattattattattattattattattattattattgtggctTAGCAACGCATCAAACACACCGAGAAACAACGGGCTCCTTTTTATCCACATGGTAATGAGCGACGAGACCAACATGCACTCAGAAGCCGCCCAGATCATCGAGGCTGTATTATGATTAATTAAATATCCTTTAAAAGTTTGTAGATAGCGTGCGCAATTCGGACGGCGATACAGATTTTCATGGAATTCAGAATTAGATACGGCACCGGCATTGTCCTCTTTCCAAAATCTTTCAGTTTTTTGTACTATAGATCGATGAACCGGCTGATCTGCAAACCTCATTGACGCCAatgctgttatactgtacatttacactTTCAATAATTTTTACATCACGCATTGCTTTGACGCCTAATTCCGTTTATGCTTGATTAAATTTTTCATCAGCTATTTAGTCAAATGTTGTAATCAGCAAACTGCAGCTGAGTAcacagtaaatattttatttgggaCAATTATTTGATCAATTTTTGTCAATCATTTTATCAGATCAATATTCAACTTTAAATCCTTTGTTTATATGACAAATTGTCATAAAAGAGCAAACAAAGAGGTTACAAAAACAGATGTTCTTTTCAAACAATaatactaaacaaaaaaaaatcatagacACTTGAgggctgcttttcattctaaaggATTCTGATCATTTACAGAGGTCAGGCTATGCAAGCTTAAAGTGCAATTTATTCACAGTTTTAACACCTCTGATCTTAAAAGGAGTGTCAGGATTAAAGTATTTATGTCCTCAGTTTAACAGCTCTCCTGAATGTTTACCCTGTCATTACGGCTTGCAGCACAGGAAATCCAAATCGATATGGGGGCTCCATGGTGGCACaaacctcacagctcttgggtaaTGGGTTCAGTTTTGGACGGGCGTGCCtattgtgtggagtttggaagTTCTTCCCATGgctgtgtcatttttttttctttgggtgCTCCGTCTTCCTTCCTCAGTCCAAACACATGCCGGTTCAAGTGAATTGGTGTCACTAAATTGCCCCTTCTATGTGCTTAAACTGCAATTAACTGACTTGCTGTCAAAGGCTATTTGACCATTTCTGCCTTCTGCCAGCCAGATTAAGCAATATACGTAGTAGCTCCCCAAGACCTTCTAAGGATAAAGCCCTTAATCAGAAGGAATGGATGGAAATCCAGAGGAATGGGTGTAACCTCCTGGATCACTATCACCGtcatcacttttttaaaaagatgactttgcatacagtatctataaGAATCACAATTTGGACTCCATAGAATTGTGTTTAGTAGACTGTTGATAAAGCACTTgacctaaataaataaatgtgatgTTTTATAATTGTAACATGCAAGGTGGCTTTTCACCCTTGACATACCTTGTAATCAGACAGGAGTTAGATCCATGTGTGttgaatattaaaatgaaaagtgtttaaTATACACACAGATAAACAGCTTGCACATAGATGTGCTTGGATGAGTCATCTGCTCACACACTCCGGCTTGCCTCACAAAACTCCCAGAGTTTATCTTCTTCTTGCTCATTGCACAGTGTGGTGCAATTCACTCACATAGAGATAATGAAACATATTAAAACTGACTCCAGGTTATCTTACATATTGGCGAGAGTTAAGAGTGTGTTCTCAATTAACATGCTAATCTGCAGTTTCAGtaataaaatacaatgcagTGTGCACACAGTAGGGCTCTCTATCTAGCAAAGGGGCCTGAGGGTAGGCAACTCAAAGTATGATGACATTTCCAGCATTCTTTTAAGTCTTTTCTCtcactgcagtttttttaaaagtggtgTACAAACAGGTTCCATCTGTTTTTTGTAATCCTTgactttggggggaaaaaggtaTGATTGAATGAACAGACTCCATTCTGTTACAGATACCATGTCTCTCCTGTTGTGCACTTCTTGAAGGAGGTCTAAGTTGAAAGAGATAAATTGCCAGTTTAAGCTGTGAAATGTCGTTAGGTTAGGTATGGTTTACATTGTGGATTAACAATGACGTTCATCATTTCTTTATTGTTGAATTTTATCATGCATTttaagttttgaaatgtttgtcGCTTTAGCATGCACGTCATGAGAACAGTaggtttcattttccatttctgaACCTTTAATTTTGcagtctttatttttgttttattttgtgagtaaaaataaaaatgtacaactgAAGGATAATTTAAAAAACCTCATCTGACACCCTCTGAATTTACTGTTATTACAGTATCTCAAAACTAACAGCATGAATGAGGAAGGCAATTGTAGCCAAGATGGACCAAAAGGGAAAGACCAACTAGTGCTTACACTTGATATGTTCtagttttctttcctttgatAAATCAGTAAGAAACTGGAATAACATTTAAGAAAGTGActacatttgttttaatgtgaaaatatCTGGGATATGACTATGAAGCTAAAGTTGTGCTCTGTAGATGAATTTGCACAAGTGTTCCAAGAACTGCATTCTCACTAGCTGTTTTCAGTTAAGCCAATAACATTTCAAAAAACTTTCAAATGTTGTGTGGGATGTTTCTCAATTAaacatttgttgtttgtttttcagaagttCCAAAAATGTACAATGATTTCTTAACCCTTGGTGCTTTTGAAATACCTGAGGATTTCCATGTGAAAGAAGAGAGATGATAAAAACTATACAATCGAAAAGATCATAAACAGgctatttttttctccaaaaaagtTTTAATTGCAGAAGTATTTACATCAGATGATCATTAGCAATACTAATGCTATTTAAAGAGGCAGATTCATAAAAAGAGAAATGGAGCAAAGTACTGAAGCACATTTTTATAGTCAGCATAAGgttcataaaataataaaaaaaaatgcaacaaaagatCTGTCATATCCAaacctaaagaaaaaacaaatacaaatacaaaacaatttgtAGAAGGCGGCAATACCAAAAAGCAATGGAACAACAAATTATACATTCAGTATCAGTATCCTGCATGCCATAATAAGACCTTGTCAAACTAATCCAAAACCAAAATAAACAACTAAAACATGAGGAAGAGCAGAAAATAGTTCCATTTAAATGAagcatatatttatatatttatatatatatttctttacaAATAATGAATATTTGGCATTATATTCATCCTCATTATTGATATGATATTTaggaattcaaaatattttagctaaacatttatcttttttttctcacattcCAAGATCCATGAGCGGCCTTGTATATTCTTCTGCAATGACATGTGATGCATTTGGCACAGCAAGTGTTCACAGACAAGAAggcctccccccacccccccctcgCCCCTCCACAAGAgcagatttgaaagaaaaaaaaacgatttatTCAGTGGAAGCtttcaggaggaagaggaaatgATGGCATCACtagtttaaaactgaaatagGGATTCAGTACCCACAGCAATTCTCAACTGCTGGACTGTACCACTCTGCAGGACTGGGAATTCTCTCTGGACCCTATCACAAATGTTCATAAAGCATTTCTCACCATgctaacattttttatattagcaaacaaaaaaaggacTTCAGATCCTTCAGGGAGCTATTTTGCGATTGTCTGTAAGCATTTTAAACAATTCCTTTTGATTCTGTAACATGAGAGGTATTATTTCCatcgcttttaaaaaaaaataggagcagCAGTGTCATAGGAACTGTTTTATGAATACGGATGAGTATGGACTGTGTGTTACTACCCTGGAGGAGAGGTTAACAATGGTGAGTGAATTCACCTATGATCACATAACGCCAAAACTCAGGTGTTGCTTATCATTGTAAGGGTACAGTATAATAAGCTAGTTCTTAGCTTAATAATTGTTATTGCTAAATATGCAACTTACACCAATTTGTCTTACATTTCAAAAAGTAAGAGCACAGTATCAAGTGAAACAGTCCAGCAATCTTCTATATACAGTGTAGCCTTCAGCCACGACTCGGCAGCATCTCGCaacatttttaattctgaaaactAGGCATCATTGAGCGCTAAGCACTGCTCAATTCAAAAGAATAGAAGGATAAATCTGAATTTATGGGTGGTTTTGGCACATTTACGTCATTTTTCGAACTCTCTTTAACTGCCCAAACAATGTACATACGGTATATTCTCTCAAGCTCCataaaaagtgttaaaaacaaaacactggaatGTTTTTGGAACAGGCCGGAGCAATCCTTGTGATACAGTAAAAAGAAAGCAGAATGTACTCTATGCAAATGTAAATGTGATGAATCAAATATATAAGCTGATATGTGCACTAAAAgtatgaaatataaaaacaagatgGCATCATTGTGAACAGTGGCAGTGGATAGCAGAGATGGTATGAGCTATAAAAGGTCTATGTACATAAAAATCCAGATTCAGAGACTGCACTGTGTAATTAGCAGTTCAAGAACTACGGGGAGCTTTACCTTAGTGAATTTAATAACTAGGTTATTCCCTTATCACAGCCAACAGTATTTTTTACAGGGCTTCCAAACTATACATGACAAAGTATAGTCATGGTATATTTAATGACGCAATTTGTTATTCTAGAAATGACCTTCTCTATCTACATACTAGGTAACTAAAATGTTTATTAGTATTTATATAGACTCCCACTGGGGGGAACTGGCTTTAAGGGTTATTCCATCCTATTTACAGCGTGTTTCTGTTTATCTTTATGTAtaactatttaaaaatgtacaaaggCATTTAATAGTGTCGATATGGAATgcttatttgacaaaaaaaataggCATGCTCAAGAGGTTGACTTCTGACACTTGGCACAGAATGAATCAATGAattctaacatactgtatcttgatttaaaaaaaaacagcagttcaTTACAgca
This genomic window from Lepisosteus oculatus isolate fLepOcu1 chromosome 2, fLepOcu1.hap2, whole genome shotgun sequence contains:
- the cln8 gene encoding protein CLN8 — protein: MTSDQESTVLSGVFDMDYSSWDVRYRIIALGFVFYSAVFLVAHVISLCCSQTYCSLTAKEKLFWDLAATRAVFGIQSVFAGLWALMLDSEVSADKVRGQEDWSWFSILTATAFFSFENVALHGSNAVFRSFDLPLAVHHFFALAGFLGAVIWDHVGHYFPMVTLLLEMSTPFTCISWMLLKAGWAKTLFWKVNQWLMIHLFHCRMVLTYYMWWVSWCHWDAMRQHIPLLQRIIFFTGLALLTVIINPIWTHKKTMQLLNPVDWNFGNKPAPVNGPGSSRKQHPSKKSD